CGGAAGATCAAGCCGATCGCCGGCGCGCGTTGCTTGGCGCTGTTTGGCGATTCGATCACGACCGACCACATCAGCCCGGCGGGCTCGATTTCGGCCAAAAGTCCGGCGGGCACGTATCTGCAATCGCGGGGCGTGACGCCGGTCGATTTCAACAGCTACGGCGCGCGCCGCGGCGATGATCGAGTGATGACCCGCGGCACGTTCGCCAACATTCGCATTCGCAACCAGGTCGCGCCAGGGACCGAAGGGGGCGTCACTCGCCACCTGCCCGACGGCCAGCAGATGTCGATTTACGACGCCGCGATGAAGTACCAGCAAGAGGGGACGCCGCTGGTAGTGCTGGCCGGCGCCGAGTACGGCACCGGCAGCAGCCGCGACTGGGCCGCCAAGGGAACGCAGCTCTTGGGTGTGAAGGCGGTGATCGCGCAATCGTTCGAGCGGATCCACCGCAGCAACCTGGTCGGCATGGGCGTGTTGCCGCTGGAGTTCTTGCCCGGAGAGAGCGCGTATACCATTGGTCTCAATGGCGAAGAGGTTTACAACATCTTTTTTGACGACTCGCTTAAACCGAAACAAAGAATTCGCGTCTACGCGCAAAAACATGTCGTTCCAGGCGCTGGCGAAGTTGGCAAAGATTTTGAAGTCATCTGTCGAATTGATTCACAGGTTGAACTTGACTACTACCGCAACGGAGGCATCCTGCCAACCGTGTTGTTGAAGTTGTTCCAATCGTAAGCGGTGGCATTCGTCATTCCTCTGTGTCTCTCTGTAGTGAATAAAAAAGCCCAAGGGATGAATCATCCCTTGGGCTTGTCTTTAATGTGTGTGCCGAATAACGCTCACTACGACCGCGCGGCTTCGTGCTGGACCATTTCCAGGTTGTCGTGATAGTGGGCAATCGCTTCGCTGGGGGTCAGGTTAAACAGCGAGCGTCCTTCGGTGTGCCAACGCCCGTTGACCAGCCCGAACACAGCCGTGGCCGCCCGCAAGTTGCCGACCGCTTCGACTCCTTCCATCGTGCCACCTTCGATCGCTTCGAAGCCGATGGTCACCGACACGAACGCGCACAGTTGACCCGTCGAGCGTTGCCGAGCGTAGGTCACGTCGTCTTCAAAATCGATTTCGGTCCAGCGCAGTCCGCGGGGCTTGCCGCTGTTGCTCGACAGCTCGAAGAACTTGGCTTCCAGGCGTTCGCGCTGTCGATGGAACTCGCGCCGCGCGGTTTCAAACTCGGCTTGTTGACGGGCCTGGCGCGAGGGGCGCTTGACCACCGAGAACATCCGCCGCAGGGCGGCGCGCAACTGCTCGACTGATCGAGACCACCATCGCATGGTAGCAAGACTCCCCAGGCCGAACCGCAAGACAGGCCGGCATTCGAGGGACAAGGAAAAATGAGCGGCGAAGCAAGTCTGTTTATTCTACTGCCACGCGCAAATTGCAATCAAGCAAATTGCCTGCTGGCGGCGCCAAACACCGCAGACGCGGAAACACCCAGGCCGTGCAATGCAGAGACTTTGCCCAGAGCGGGAAAGTGGTCGGCGGCTGGGAAAAGCCAGCGGTTTCGGGTGTTCCGGGCCGGCTAGCAAACAAGCGAAACCGCGGTGCAAAACCTGTTCAGGCAGCCCGCTTGGTGGCGACCTGTTCTTCAAACAGGTTGATCGTCCGGACCATATTCCCTTCGGCGTCGTACACCTGGACGAAGCCTAACTCGGCAAACCACATGGCCATCAGGCCGGCGGCCTTGAACGACCGGCCGCGATATTTGCCGTCGCGGACCAGAATGGTCTCGGAAATAGCGCTAGCGGCCAACGCCTGTTCGCACAGTTCGCTGAGCGCCCGCCGAACGACATTTCGCACTTCTTCCGTGTGCGGAGCAACCTTCATGGGCTCGCATCCTTGTGCGCTCTGATCGACGGCTCTTACCGGAAAACAACCTGGCTCTGCATCCGTGCCGCAGACCGCCTGAGCCGAACGGCTATCGAGCGCCTAATCAGCATCGGCGGCCGCACGGTCGGCGCTTTGCTCGCGACTGTGCTAGCAGGTTCAGCTTCGCCAGTCGTTAAAGTCCCCTGAAAACTCCGGCGAACCAAATTAGTTGACAAACGTATAGTAGTGGATAGAATGCCAGGAAGAACCCATTGAGTGGCAGAATTTGCCAGATCGAAAAAGCTTACCGGGTCGGAAGGAGGAACTCATGGTCATCGCCGTCGCCGATCATCGCTTCGCCGAACGCATGGGGCCGGCCGATCGACCGGCCCTGCTGGGCGAGTTGTTGACGAACCTGGCAAGCTTCTATGCCCTGGGCGACGCGGGCGGTTCAGGGCAAGTATCAGTCGAACCACTGGGGCTTGGGGAGCGAACGCTGCCGCTTGGCTCGTCTCGCGTCGAGTTTGCTGCCGGGCTGTTGGTGCCCGGCCAACTCACGCCCTTTCCGAGCTAGAACGCTAATTGATTCAACTTAGCGTTAGCGCATTTACCAAGCCGGTGGCTCGGCCACCGCTCTTGGCGGCAGAGCCGCCGGCTTGGGGCTGCAACCAAGCGAACTCGTGAGAATTGCTCGATCGGTTCGCACTCGATCAAGAGCGCACTCGACATCGCCCGTGCGCGGCCAGACATCGGCGCATAAAAAAACCTCGCAGGTGGGGCAGGAACCTGCGAGGCATAACCCCCGCAGGTGGGGCAGGAACCTGCGAGGGCAAGAACGAGTTTTTATTTTCAAGATCGGCCAGCGCCTACATCAAGCTGGCGATCAAATCGAACACTCCAAGTTTCGCCGTGTATCCCTGTCTCGACAATACGTACTCCGGGGTACTCGAATCGGATTTAATGTTGATTGCTATTGCGCACGTCTCAACGGCCCACGCGCTTGAACATGACTACCTGCTGGACATGACTGGCTGTTAAGTCTACCGGCACGTCAAACCACGCAGCACTTTTTTGCTCTGACGCGCGGATTATAGTCACCCGATTTCGCGACGCGCCACAAGTTAACGGTTTTTTCAGACCAGCCGCCAATCGCGTACCACCATTATCGGCTGACAGGGTGCGCCGATTTGACTGGACGAACAATCTATGAAGAAATGCTTAGTTCACGAGCGCCGCAGGTCTGACAGATTGACGCGGAAGGATGTCGGGAGGCCATCGCATCGAAGTATCATCTAGCCACGGAAACGGGCTGATTCTTCGGCGTTTCTACAAATGTCGACAGGGTGGCGCGAGTTCGCCAGTGTCTCATTCAGCTACAACTTATTGACAGCGGTTGGTTACAGTCAGACCTGCTGGCGACGGCCAGCGCGGCGCGTGATTAAGGCCCGCTGGCTGACAGCAGGCCGGCGATTGTTAGGGGGCCTCGTAATGTTTGTTCTTATGAACCTAGTGGGCGAGTCGTCATCATGAAGCAGCACGGCCCGTGGCGGATTGTCGACTCGCGCGAAGTGTATCGCGATCCGTGGATCGATGTCCGCTGCGATCACGTCATTCGCCCCGATCGGCAACCCGGCACCCATTGCGTCGTGGCGCTCAAGGCCGGCGTTTCGGTGTTGGCGCTCGACGACCAGCGGCACGTCCACCTCACCGAAGAGTTTCACTACGCCGTGGGGCGCGTCGGCTGGGAGGCCGTCAGCGGCGGTATCGAAGCGGGCGAATCCCCCGAGCAATGCGCTGCGCGCGAGCTGCGCGAAGAACTGGGCCTCGACGCGCGACGTTTAACCGTCTGGGGCGTGGTCGATCCATTCACGACCGTCGTCACGTCGCCGACCGCGCTGTTCTTGGCCGAAGACTTGCACGCGGTCGCCAAAACGCCCGACCCGACCGAGGTGATTCACACGATCCGCCTGCCACTGGCCGAAGCGGTCGAAGCGGCGCTGACCGGGCGCATCACCCACGCGCCGACGTGCGTGTTGCTGCTGCGCGCGGCGCTGCATTTCAAGCTGCGCTAGAGCGTAAGGGTCGGCGCCTCGCGGGCATCACCCGCCGCGCTGCGGGCCAAACTCATGCACCGCGTCGATCAGCGCCCGGGCGTGATCGAACGACGTCTGCTGCAGCACGCCGTGCCCCAAGTTGAAAATATGCCCCGGTCGCCCGGCCGCCTGGCGCAGCACCTCGCGGGCGCGGCGACGAATCTCAGGGATCTCGGCCAGCAGCGCCGCCGGTTCGAGGTTCCCTTGCACCGCGCGATCGTAGCCCACCGTCTTCCAGGCCTCGTCCAGCCGCACGCGCCAATCGATGCCGATCACCGTACCGCCGGCTTCGCGCATCACGGGCAACAGCGACGGGTTACCGGTGCCGAAGTGGATCGACGGCGCATTTTTCGGCAGCGAGTCGAGCACCGTCTTCGTATGCGGCAGCACGAAGTTCCGGTAATCGTCCGGGTCCAAGCAGCCGACCCAGCTATCGAAGATTTGCACGCATTGCGCGCCGGCTTCAAGTTGCGCGTTCAAGTAGCGACCAATGCTGCGGGCCAGACGTCCCATCAGCTCGTGCCACGCCGCCGGCTCGCGATACATGAGTGTCTTGGTCGCGGTGTAGCTCCGGCTGCCGCTCCCTTCGATCACATAGCTGGCCAGGGTGAACGGCGCGCCGGCAAAGCCGATCACCGGAATGTCGGCTCGCAAGCCGGCGCGCGTGAGTCGCACCGTCTCGAACACGAATTCGAGTTGATCCAGGTCTTCGAGTTCGTGGAACCGCTCGATGTCGTCGGCCGACCGAATGGGGTTGTGAATCACCGGTCCTTCGCCGTGGGCGAATTCGAGGTCGATCCCCATCGGCTCGAGCATCGGCAGCAAGTCGGAAAAGATGATCGCCGCATCGACGTCCAGCAACTCAACCGCCGTCAACATCACGTCGGCGCACAGGTGCGGGTTCTTGCACAGTTCCAGAAAGCTCACCTGCTCGCGAACCGCGCGATACTCGGCCATGTACCGACCGGCTTGGCGCATCAGCCAGACCGGCTGGCGATCGACCGGCTCCAATCGGCAGGCTTTCATGAATGGGCTGTCGTGCCAGGCCGGCTTGCCGCCATGCTCGGTCTTGCCACTCGGCTTGCTCGCGACCGTGACACGAGTCGGCCCGCGCTTGGCCGCCACCAGCGCCGGCCCGCGCTCGGCGACGGCAATGACCAGTTGTCCCATCTTGCCGTGTTCGGGTTCCAGATCGACGGGCAGCTCGCACTCGCGCAACATATCGCTGGTGGTCGGCCCGATCGAGGCCACGACCACGCGCTGCAATGCTTCATGCACCGGCTCGGCCAGTCCCAATTGCTCGGCCATCCGCAGCACGTTGGCCACCTGATGGGCTGACGTGAACATGGCCACGTCGACTTGCCCGGCTACGAGTGCCCGCAGGTTCGCTTCGAGCGGGGCCGTGTCGACCGGCAGCTCCCAGTGATAGACCTTGATCGAGCGAACCCGGGCGCCGCGCGCTTCGAGCCCCGCAATCAAGCTGACGTTCGGCAGTCCGTATTCCTGGACCACGACGTTCAACTCGGCCACCGGCACGTCCCGGTCGATGGTCTTGAGCAACTCGCGCCAGGTATTCGGTTCGGGCACGCGGACGGTTGGCTCGATGCCAAACTCGCGCATCACCGACAGAGGTTTCGGTCCGCGGACCACGGTGGTCACATCGGACAATGCTTCAAGAAAGCGTTGCCGATCGACGCGGCGTTCGACCTGCGCGACCAGGTGACGCAGGCCGACCCCGGTGAGCAGGACGACCACGTCGACCTGGCCGGCCATCAGCCGGTGGGCGAACTCGACCGCGTCGGGGTTGTCGTCGAGCGGCACTTCGCGCATCGACGGACTGACCAGCGGCAAGCCTCCGTGACGTTCGATCAGCCGTTCCATCTCGGCCGAGCGGCGGCTTTCGAACGAGGCGATCCGCAATCGTGCTGTAGCTTCCTGACTCATGACCCAAGCGATTCCATCGTTGCCCGGCGGCAGCCCTGGCCGCGTAATGTGCCGTAGTTTTTGACCGCGTTATGCTACCGCAGGTTGCGCGCGGCCAAAAGAGGAGCCGCCCAGCATTGGCGACGCCCGCCCCTGCCCCGCCGAAATGCCGGGGGTGTGCCTTGCTGGCGAACGCCCGAGGGGGCATGATGAAGTGTCTGGCACGACCAGCATCCCGCCGACGTAACGCCCCCCCTTCCCAGCAGCACGCGAATCTTGCGCATGAACGACCAACTGTACGACGAATTGCAGTCCACGCTCGACCAGGGGGGCGCCGATCGGCTGCTCGCCATGCTGGCCGCTCGGCTCCGCACCGAGGGGCGGTATCACGAATTGTTCGATTTGCGCTTGCTCGAGGCCCGCCGCCGCGAGGGGTTGCCGCTGGTGGCCTCGCGTAGTCTGGACGATCTGGAAGAGCCGCTGCGGTCGAAGATGGAAAACGCCTATCTGACGGCCTGCCGCGAGATCGGCGGTTTGCTGTTGGCCGAAGGGCGCGTTCGCGACGCCTGGCTCTACTTGCGGCCAGTCGGCGACAAGTCCGGCATCCGCGCCGCGCTCGAAGGAATGTCCGACGAGGATCAATACGAGGAAATCATCGAGTTGGCCATCTACGAGGGGATCGCCCCGCGGCTTGGCTTCGAGCAAGTCCTCAAGCACTATGGGCTGTGTAACGCGATCACGATGTTCGAAGGGCAACTGGCCGAACGCTCGCGAACCGATCGTGCCGAAGTCGCGCGACTGCTGGTCAAGCACTTGCACGAAGAATTGACCGCGTCGCTCGTAGCCGACATCGAACGCCAGCAAGGCACGCGCCCCAAGCCGGCCAGCATTGCCGAACTGGTGAAAGATCGGGACTGGTTGTTCGTCAACGAAAACTACCACGTCGACACGACTCACCTGGCCGCGATCGTGCGATTTGCCATGATGGTTGACGATCGCCAGACGCTTGAGCTCGCGCTCGATCTATGCAGCTATGGGCGTCACCTGAGCCCGACGTTCCAGTTTCCCGGCGAAGAACCGTTCGTCGACTTGTACCCGACGGCGGCCATGTACTTTGGCGCACTGTTGGGGCGAGATGTCGATACGGCGGTCGCCTGGTTCAAGCAGCGCGCCGACGATCGCCCGGTCGATCAGTACGGCAACGCGCCGGCCGAAGTCTATATCAGCTTGCTCGCTCGCCTGGGTCGTCAAGAAGAGGCTCTGCGCGAGGCGGCCCGGTTGTTGCCGGCCGGCTCGCGCGGCGGGCAATTTGGTCCGAACCTGTTCGAGTTGGCCGAGCAAGGGCAGAACTACGCCACGCTGGCCGAAATCAGCCGGCAGCGCGACGACCTGATGGGCTTTGTGGTCGGCCTGGTCGGCGGCACGCAGCAAGCCGCGCCGGCCCCCGCGGCGCAGGGCTAACCGACTATGAGCCGCGCGCAGGGTGTCGAGTTCAACTGGCAGGAAATCGTCGACACGTCGACGCCGGCGCTGCATGAAGTGGTGACCCACGCGGCTGGTCCGGCGGGGCGCATTCCGATCAGCGCCGACATGCTGCTCAACTGGCCGAGTGGCGATCTATTCGGCCTGACCCAGAACGCCGGCATGGGGTGGCCGCCTCAGGAAATGCTCGGCCCGCAGTTCTTGATTCTATCGACGCACGGCGGGCTGCGCGCCGATGATGGCACGCCGATCGCGCTTGGTTATCACACCGGGCATTGGGAAGTTGGTCTGCTGGTCAAGGCCG
This genomic window from Planctomycetota bacterium contains:
- a CDS encoding NUDIX hydrolase, yielding MKQHGPWRIVDSREVYRDPWIDVRCDHVIRPDRQPGTHCVVALKAGVSVLALDDQRHVHLTEEFHYAVGRVGWEAVSGGIEAGESPEQCAARELREELGLDARRLTVWGVVDPFTTVVTSPTALFLAEDLHAVAKTPDPTEVIHTIRLPLAEAVEAALTGRITHAPTCVLLLRAALHFKLR
- the hemE gene encoding uroporphyrinogen decarboxylase is translated as MSQEATARLRIASFESRRSAEMERLIERHGGLPLVSPSMREVPLDDNPDAVEFAHRLMAGQVDVVVLLTGVGLRHLVAQVERRVDRQRFLEALSDVTTVVRGPKPLSVMREFGIEPTVRVPEPNTWRELLKTIDRDVPVAELNVVVQEYGLPNVSLIAGLEARGARVRSIKVYHWELPVDTAPLEANLRALVAGQVDVAMFTSAHQVANVLRMAEQLGLAEPVHEALQRVVVASIGPTTSDMLRECELPVDLEPEHGKMGQLVIAVAERGPALVAAKRGPTRVTVASKPSGKTEHGGKPAWHDSPFMKACRLEPVDRQPVWLMRQAGRYMAEYRAVREQVSFLELCKNPHLCADVMLTAVELLDVDAAIIFSDLLPMLEPMGIDLEFAHGEGPVIHNPIRSADDIERFHELEDLDQLEFVFETVRLTRAGLRADIPVIGFAGAPFTLASYVIEGSGSRSYTATKTLMYREPAAWHELMGRLARSIGRYLNAQLEAGAQCVQIFDSWVGCLDPDDYRNFVLPHTKTVLDSLPKNAPSIHFGTGNPSLLPVMREAGGTVIGIDWRVRLDEAWKTVGYDRAVQGNLEPAALLAEIPEIRRRAREVLRQAAGRPGHIFNLGHGVLQQTSFDHARALIDAVHEFGPQRGG